A window of Plasmodium malariae genome assembly, chromosome: 5 contains these coding sequences:
- the PmUG01_05025600 gene encoding C-13 antigen, putative, with the protein MNYNNNYVEHNVHDRRKANNVNNTKENESWNNMSYGKSNQMHVMNRQNVDSVTSKSFMVSSGKDNNNDRNNSSREARNNDNKNIMHNTSINSEHTNETNINMQVDSNNFMYNYNNTNPNDHYGSNPNDHYANNPNSNVSSSNYVSTHPIFGRKKVEAYGYSFVSNSASGNILNTPDVNSNVSSNNVRSNNVSSNNVRSNNVSSNNVRSNNVSSNNARSNNVSSSNASNSYSSIRNNEGRAGNDNLSGNVYYLNKDSYNMNMYMNNHIIGGSDSHGDSGSNNYIMSTKQIYADSNLMFNKNIYNSKEKEGPGTAAGADANYHRSHGMLSKESKSTQNSLEFINTINYENEMNKNKMSNALQQPFKNDNNMVSNKNNFFFSQNVNNKEDSSNKGIMHNIIESLTNNVQTNNEINNLVKQRVANMVMNELEKKIEINNETSFIGNKLSLLRGYFDVTHSYVIHKILFILMPYIYIRKALCESRTYYVYNHLKRKMESTQQDKTYGSAFILNGNNNTHYNNGKSEEMTNKMKMNSAYSSENKPFFYNEKKSSSLRLIRNNSNDINYVDYSSNIGIFKADLYIPLMSSITYILLYTLTVTAQKNNFTFNPDNLFNISSYVFILLFLETALIKFMFLLVCRDINLSFLHILSFISYKFVIMCALIITKIFFYFMYFMYTSAFGQVDDNMNKMQEDKKLVLNNPQVFKNLNNNNSNGNNSNNSNGNNVSFNFSPFSIILFLNSNTMYRLTQLYFYITVSMQMIQIFKSIHLYIHDNSNLLNNFNIKRINILILIFSFSQIFLCWILTPYFT; encoded by the coding sequence atgaattacaataataattatgtagAGCACAATGTCCACGATAGAAGAAAAGCAAACAACGTGAATAACACGAAGGAAAATGAATCATGGAATAATATGAGTTATGGAAAGAGCAATCAGATGCATGTAATGAATAGACAAAATGTAGATAGTGTGACAAGTAAAAGCTTTATGGTTTCTTCTGGAaaggataataataatgacagGAACAACAGTAGTAGAGAGGCAAGGAACAatgataacaaaaatataatgcataACACTAGCATAAATAGTGAACACACGAATGAAACTAATATTAACATGCAGGTAGATAgcaataattttatgtacaattataataacacTAATCCTAACGATCATTATGGTAGTAACCCGAACGACCATTATGCAAATAATCCGAACAGTAATGTATCATCGTCTAATTATGTAAGCACACATCCCATTTTTGGAAGGAAAAAAGTGGAAGCATATGGATATAGTTTTGTAAGTAATAGTGCCAGTGGTAATATCTTAAATACACCCGACGTTAATAGTAATGttagtagtaataatgttAGAAGTAATAATGttagtagtaataatgttAGAAGTAATAATGttagtagtaataatgttAGAAGTAATAATGttagtagtaataatgcTAGAAGTAATAATGTTAGTAGTAGTAATGCTAGCAATAGTTATAGTAGTATTCGTAATAATGAAGGAAGGGCAGGGAACGATAACTTGAGTGGTAATGTATATTACCTGAACAAAGATAGTTATAATATGAACATGTACATGAACAATCACATCATTGGAGGAAGTGACAGTCATGGAGACAGTGgaagtaataattatatcatGAGTACTAAACAGATATATGCGGACAGCAATTTAATGTTTAATAAGAACATATATAACAGTAAGGAAAAGGAAGGGCCAGGTACTGCAGCAGGAGCAGATGCAAATTATCATCGAAGCCATGGAATGTTAAGTAAGGAATCAAAAAGTACACAGAACAGCttagaatttataaatacaataaattatgaaaatgaaatgaataaGAACAAGATGAGTAATGCACTACAACAaccttttaaaaatgataataatatggtaagtaataaaaataattttttctttagtcaaaatgtaaataataaagaagatTCATCTAATAAAGGGATAATGCACAACATTATAGAAAGTTTAACGAATAATGTACAGACAAATAATGAGATAAATAATTTAGTTAAACAGCGAGTAGCAAATATGGTAATGAATGAACTAGAAAAAAAgattgaaataaataatgaaactaGTTTTATTGGTAATAAATTATCCTTATTACGTGGTTATTTCGATGTGACACATTCCTATgttattcataaaattttgtttatacttatgccttatatatatatacgtaaggCATTATGTGAATCAAGAacgtattatgtatataatcatttaaagagaaaaatggAAAGTACACAACAAGATAAAACATATGGATCTGCTTTCATTTtaaatggaaataataatacacattataataatggtaaAAGTGAAGAGATgacaaataaaatgaaaatgaacaGTGCATATAGTTCAGAGAataaaccttttttttataatgaaaaaaaatctaGTAGTTTAAGGTTGATACGAAATAATTCgaatgatataaattatgtagaTTATAGTAGTAATATTGGTATATTTAAAGCAGATCTGTATATACCTCTTATGTCTAGcattacttatatattgCTATATACATTAACAGTTACggcacaaaaaaataattttacatttaaccctgataatttatttaatatatcatcttatgtatttatattattatttctcgAAACAgctttaattaaatttatgttcCTCTTAGTATGCCGAGATATAAACTTATCCTTTTTACATATTCTTTCCTTTATATCttataaatttgttattatgtgtgcattaattataaccaaaatattcttttattttatgtattttatgtaCACGTCAGCTTTTGGTCAGGTGGATGacaatatgaacaaaatgcAAGAGGATAAAAAATTGGTGCTCAATAACCCACAAGTgttcaaaaatttaaataataataatagtaatggtaataatagtaataatagtaatggtAATAATGTTAGCTTTAATTTTAGTCCATtcagtattattttatttttaaatagcaATACCATGTACAGATTAACGCagctttatttttacattacaGTCAGCATGCAAATGatacaaatttttaagtCCATTCACCTGTACATTCATGATAATTCGaatttgttaaataattttaatattaagagaataaatattttaatacttattttttccttttcccaaatttttttgtgttgGATTCTTACTCCTTATTTTACTTGA
- the PmUG01_05025700 gene encoding conserved Plasmodium protein, unknown function: protein MLLMNTRVAGCGLPFCKLAFAFRLNSGVSLVGCRKQFGSTAKVDDLKNAILNYYHSAQNFVQRRKEHEQAIKNYFKEYMEKGPIITSAQMEDIFLSAEEKNILNEDIKEINNFVQNKCNEKFEMTNNYVKSVVEKTELMKVLTICGIHIVPKILVFYLTEIILNLKRFLEIHKNNIVTYECRTKKNSYVRINNYYYDKEKVEVPFFLIFKSLSNVLYSLSENLMQKNEIYEYIKEEILKNYIPINDIINKAPSFLNISLLFFFINTWLLVDNDREIKTLCLDNMNKYINSISDDEINISADDIFYFILTIRLFFLTFSYNDVLNYLNNFSKNIISSLVCFPHNCEFPYNEQDEKYIYIANYMNKNNKYVELKNIKVHPFHFPLSSLKNKIIYILEKAEDYYENDVNTLRAYNFWRYFIATRENYKLLTVCRKDEYSTLFTDDKQDSILVKYANKDYVYNFEETVNMHLKSDTKR, encoded by the exons ATGCTTCTAATGAATACAAGAGTTGCTGGATGCGGTTTACCCTTTTGCAAATTAGCATTCGCGTTTCGTTTAAACAGTGGAGTGTCATTGGTAGGTTGTAGGAAGCAGTTCGGCTCTACAGCCAAGGTGGATGATCTAAAAAATGcaattttaaattactatCATTCAGCTCAAAATTTCGTtcaaagaagaaaagaacaTGAACaagcaataaaaaattattttaaagaatatatggaaaaaggGCCTATTATTACAAGTGCACAAATGGAAGATATATTTCTAAGTgcagaggaaaaaaatatattaaatgaagaCATAAAAGAGATTAACAATTTTGTTCAGAATAAATGTAATGAAAAGTTCGAAATGacaaataattatgtaaaaagtgTAGTTGAAAAGACAGAATTAATGAAAGTTTTAACAATTTGCGGGATTCATATAGTACCCAAAATATTGGTTTTTTACTTGACCGAGATCATATTAAATTTGAAAAGGTTTTTagaaattcataaaaataatattgttacATATGAATGTagaacaaagaaaaatagttatgtaagaataaacaattattattatgataaagaaaaagtggAAGtgccattttttttaattttcaagTCCTTGTCCAATGTGTTATATAGCCTTAGCGAAAATTTAATGCAGAAGAacgaaatatatgaatatattaaagaagaaatattaaaaaattatatacccataaatgatataataaataaagctccttcttttttaaatattagtttattatttttttttataaacactTGGCTGCTTGTTGATAACGATAGAGAAATTAAAACATTGTGTCTTGATaacatgaataaatatataaattcaatttCAGAcgatgaaataaatataagtgcagatgatatattttactttattttaaccATTCGTTTATTCTTTCTTACCTTTTCCTACAACGATGTGCTTAATTACTTGaataattttagtaaaaatattatttcatccTTAGTGTGCTTTCCACACAACTGTGAGTTCCCATATAATGAGCAAGatgaaaagtatatatatatagcaaaTTATATGAACAAGAACAACAAGTATGTggagttaaaaaatataaaggtaCATCCTTTTCATTTCCCTCTCTcctctttaaaaaataaaataatatacattttggAAAAAGCAGAAGATTATTACGAGAATGATGTTAATACTTTACGCGCATACAATTTCTGGAG GTATTTCATAGCTACACGAGAAAACTACAAATTACTTACAGTATGCCGCAAAGACGAATACAGTACTTTATTTACGGATGACAAACAAGACAGCATTTTGGTGAAATATGCTAATAAAGACTATGTGTACAATTTTGAAGAGACAGTTAACATGCATTTAAAGAGTGATACCAAGCGGTAG
- the PmUG01_05025800 gene encoding conserved Plasmodium protein, unknown function, whose product MEEKILQTHITLLFYLMLIFYLNNFTMNFIDMPRKLFKCVKVYYSFLIILTIVGFFNRLFSLIRVFIVQTVNRIINSYIIKHRVKNVHINRSTIRLKRNNGNLTVIKNNVISGCLTCNVHKEGAPCSSSIDEINCSNAERTEKEEISKDRGGDSISCSINSDNNNGGSSCSSSSDSCNSCELAGVTKKRKKHRKRSYSIYKYISSDFFWRKNKYNLLGKDERKLTEQHNEDVDNEHVKNAGLCNTPDQNKDAETAAVNGVMSEREDSSRDRVQNTDDKVNSVRINKNLNFHNHLSKQKYSSFFSILCDIIYNSKNYVIVNNNMKWLSGEPNRDLSNRKGIYDKSNNDMNSSCVNEANSLTLNKPEKRVLKSILKKAVSTEEGNISKSKKCSNKHIRFNSHVETYFFEKYSSEQDMYNKIYGKIHFTKLLDEYNLINTDIFSYYNMRSNLNVVFNDIVNSVYDYKDKIVKKF is encoded by the coding sequence atggaagagaAAATTTTACAAACCCATATTACactgttattttatttgatgttaatattttatttaaataattttacaatgAATTTTATTGATATGCCCAGAAAGCTGTTTAAATGTGTAAAGGtgtattattcttttttaataatactaaCCATAGTAGGATTTTTTAATCGATTATTTTCGTTAATACGTGTATTTATAGTACAAACAGTTAACAgaattataaattcatatataataaaacatagaGTGAAAAATGTACACATAAACAGGAGTACCATAAGGCTAAAAAGAAACAATGGAAACTTAACagtcataaaaaataatgttatttCAGGTTGTTTAACGTGCAATGTGCATAAGGAAGGTGCTCCATGTAGCTCTTCAATTGATGAAATAAATTGTTCTAATGCGGAAAGAACTGAAAAGGAGGAGATTAGCAAGGATAGAGGTGGTGATAGCATTAGCTGCTCGATTAACAGTGATAACAATAATGGAGGTAGTAGctgtagtagtagtagtgaTAGTTGTAACTCGTGTGAACTTGCAGGAGTTaccaaaaaaagaaagaaacaTAGAAAACGATCGtacagtatatataaatatattagtagTGATTTTTTTTGGAGGAAAAACAAGTATAACTTGTTAGGAAAAGATGAACGCAAACTTACAGAACAACATAATGAAGATGTTGACAATGAACATGTTAAAAATGCTGGGCTGTGTAACACCCCCGACCAGAATAAGGATGCGGAAACCGCTGCTGTCAATGGAGTTATGAGCGAAAGGGAGGATAGTTCCCGGGACAGAGTACAAAACACTGATGATAAAGTAAACTCCGTTCGtataaataagaatttaaattttcataatcatttaagtaaacaaaaatattcaagTTTTTTTTCGATCCTCTGtgacataatatataactccAAGAATTACGTAATAGTAAATAACAACATGAAATGGTTAAGTGGCGAACCGAATAGGGATCTTAGTAACAGAAAGGGCATATAtgataaaagtaataatgatATGAACAGTTCATGCGTAAATGAAGCAAATTCTTTAACGCTCAACAAACCAGAGAAGCGTGTGTTAAaatcaattttaaaaaaagccGTTTCCACTGAAGAAGGTAATATTTccaaaagtaaaaaatgtagTAATAAACACATACGATTTAATTCTCATGttgaaacatatttttttgaaaaatattcttctGAACAGGacatgtataataaaatttatggaAAAATACATTTCACTAAGTTACTCgatgaatataatttaataaatactgACATATTTAGTTATTACAATATGCGATCAAATTTAAATGTAGTTTTTAATGACATAGTTAATTCAGTATATGATTATAAGGATAAAATagttaaaaagttttaa